A region from the Ptychodera flava strain L36383 chromosome 12, AS_Pfla_20210202, whole genome shotgun sequence genome encodes:
- the LOC139144692 gene encoding alpha-2,8-sialyltransferase 8B-like encodes MDVLRLSGNLLISAVRRNKAVFFVCLLLLSTFIYSKVNTLDSIIAISKDGTVIWHIPLVRSKPPRRTAIFPVNLTQRTINGAKQRTDEHSTAGIKSLLQFNYSETTSVKDITRELSLPWTHDVGNRDKIRKEMENYVDTKRTFVLTKGNVKIWEILQATIANSSFRVGPDLHRLLKKTPIFVNRTYNTCSIVGSGGILLNSRCGSHIDSAEAIIRLNLATLGPFVKDVGRKTTLSTLNKSQLKSFRGLMTRKDRRNLVNKVKVYENIAILMHSTSVDFDLTLRAARILQQHINIYFIHPNHFRGLWDYWKTKSLPKRPSSGFYMVSVAIANCEKVNVYGFWPYKYDVNGNIMRYHYYDKMHMSSSHSFIDEFRALRKLHQQGVIKLHVASCNGTSS; translated from the exons ATGGATGTTCTTAGACTAAGTGGAAATTTGTTAATAAGTGCAGTAAGGAGGAATAAGGCCGTGTTTTTTGTCTGCCTGTTGCTTCTCTCGACTTTCATTTATTCCAAAGTAAACACACTGGACTCGATTATTGCTATATCAAAAGATGGAACTGTCATCTGGCATATTCCATTGGTTAGAAG TAAACCACCGAGGAGAACGGCTATATTTCCTGTTAATCTCACACAGCGAACTATAAACGGAGCAAAGCAACGGACGGATGAACATAGCACAGCTGGGATAAAATCGCTTCTTCAGTTTAACTACAGCGAAACGACGTCAGTAAAAGATATTACAAGAGAATTATCATTACCATGGACACATGATGTAGGAAATAGGGACAAAATAAG GAAAGAGATGGAGAACTATGTGGATACCAAGAGAACGTTTGTACTTACCAAAGGCAATGTGAAAAtatgggaaatattacaagcaaCAATTGCGAACTCTTCCTTCAGAGTTGGACCTGACTTACATCGTCTTCTAAAAAAG ACGCCAATATTTGTCAATAGAACCTACAACACGTGTAGCATTGTTGGCAGTGGCGGTATACTACTCAACAGTAGATGTGGAAGTCATATTGACTCTGCAGAGGCTATTATCAG ATTAAACCTAGCTACTTTGGGACCGTTTGTGAAGGATGTTGGCAGAAAGACCACACTTAGCACGCTAAATAAGTCGCAGCTTAAAAG TTTCCGTGGCCTAATGACACGTAAAGATCGCCGTAATCTGGTTAACAAAGTGAAAGTCTATGAAAACATtgcaattttaatgcattcaacATCGGTGGACTTTGACTTGACGTTGAGGGCGGCAAGGATTTTGCAACAGCACATTAACATTTACTTCATTCATCCAAATCACTTCAGAGGGTTGTGGGACTACTGGAAAACCAAGAGTCTTCCTAAAAGACCTAGCTCAG GTTTCTACATGGTGTCGGTGGCGATAGCAAACTGTGAAAAAGTAAACGTGTACGGTTTTTGGCCTTATAAATATGACGTCAACGGAAATATCATGCGTTATCATTATTACGATAAAATGCATATGTCATCCTCACACAGTTTTATCGACGAATTTAGAGCTCTTCGTAAACTTCATCAACAAGGTGTTATCAAGCTTCATGTTGCCTCATGCAATGGTACCTCCTCGTGA
- the LOC139144691 gene encoding alpha-N-acetylneuraminide alpha-2,8-sialyltransferase-like isoform X2, with product MMVCLRVVGGRKKTVVSVCLLLLLCGYAYIMFSSNVVSVKYPGLTHRIKLASRKQTAKTTASYGPAQNLPIIMNQGEPNLSRSSTDNSTRQVNNQTTLGKRDNNTASNDTQLVKDLLQILSSPWRQNDSNKDRIRKKLAKFVDVRNMFILTKKNVKVSQVIHGTLGDLPFKISRDLHQLLPERQLFVDRTYNTCSVVGSGGILLNSSCGHQIDSADAVIRLNVPTLGPFSKDVGNKTTFSTFNKSQLKKYRYLVTPKERQRFLSDVKGYNDLAILLHSTKYLFPPSVRAAKAAKGHVYFMHPHPFSDVWKFWKSENHNERLSSGFYLATIALSNCNQLNLYGFWPFDLGPEGHKRNYHYYNDMQVSKAHDFADEFKALTMLHKQGVLKVHVHPCKNDVNL from the exons ATGATGGTATGTTTGCGTGTGGTTGGCGGAAGAAAGAAAACCGTGGTATCGgtttgtctgttgcttctcctgTGTGGTTATGCTTACATTATGTTTTCATCGAACGTGGTCAGCGTCAAGTACCCCGGGCTTACTCATAGGATCAAACTAGCATCACG GAAACAAACTGCTAAGACGACAGCTTCTTACGGTCCAGCTCAAAATCTGCCAATAATTATGAACCAGGGAGAACCGAATCTTTCTAGATCGTCCACAGACAACAGCACCAGGCAAGTTAATAACCAAACAACATTAGGAAAGAGGGACAATAATACAGCTAGTAATGACACACAATTGGTGAAAGACTTGCTACAAATACTTTCGTCACCTTGGAGACAGAACGATTCAAATAAAGACAGGATAAG GAAGAAACTAGCGAAATTCGTCGACGTGCGAAACATGTTCATACTCACGAAGAAAAATGTCAAAGTCTCACAGGTTATTCACGGAACGTTAGGAGATCTGCCGTTTAAAATATCACGAGATCTTCATCAACTCTTACCAGAG AGGCAGCTGTTCGTAGATCGGACTTACAACACGTGTAGCGTTGTTGGCAGCGGTGGAATACTGTTGAATAGTAGCTGTGGACATCAGATTGACTCAGCCGACGCTGTCATAAG gtTAAATGTACCGACACTAGGGCCATTTTCAAAAGACGTCGGGAACAAGACTACCTTTTCGACATTCAACAAATCCCAATTAAAAAA GTATCGGTATCTGGTGACTCCTAAGGAACGGCAGAGATTTCTTTCTGACGTCAAAGGCTATAACGATCTGGCGATTTTGCTCCATTCCACCAAATATTTATTTCCACCGAGTGTTCGAGCGGCGAAGGCAGCGAAGGGGCATGTCTACTTCATGCACCCTCATCCCTTCAGTGATGTTTGGAAGTTTTGGAAAAGTGAAAATCATAATGAACGTCTTAGCTCAG GGTTTTATCTTGCTACCATAGCGCTGTCAAACTGTAATCAACTAAACCTGTATGGGTTCTGGCCGTTTGACTTGGGACCAGAAGGACATAAAAGGAACTACCATTACTACAACGACATGCAAGTGAGCAAAGCTCACGATTTTGCGGACGAATTCAAAGCATTGACAATGTTGCATAAGCAAGGCGTACTCAAGGTTCACGTCCATCcttgcaaaaatgatgtcaatCTTTGA
- the LOC139144691 gene encoding alpha-N-acetylneuraminide alpha-2,8-sialyltransferase-like isoform X1, which yields MWLWLSGQTFLDDRINWLAVYETRIKQNRRGERIMMVCLRVVGGRKKTVVSVCLLLLLCGYAYIMFSSNVVSVKYPGLTHRIKLASRKQTAKTTASYGPAQNLPIIMNQGEPNLSRSSTDNSTRQVNNQTTLGKRDNNTASNDTQLVKDLLQILSSPWRQNDSNKDRIRKKLAKFVDVRNMFILTKKNVKVSQVIHGTLGDLPFKISRDLHQLLPERQLFVDRTYNTCSVVGSGGILLNSSCGHQIDSADAVIRLNVPTLGPFSKDVGNKTTFSTFNKSQLKKYRYLVTPKERQRFLSDVKGYNDLAILLHSTKYLFPPSVRAAKAAKGHVYFMHPHPFSDVWKFWKSENHNERLSSGFYLATIALSNCNQLNLYGFWPFDLGPEGHKRNYHYYNDMQVSKAHDFADEFKALTMLHKQGVLKVHVHPCKNDVNL from the exons GATCAAACAGAATAGAAGAGGAGAGAGGATTATGATGGTATGTTTGCGTGTGGTTGGCGGAAGAAAGAAAACCGTGGTATCGgtttgtctgttgcttctcctgTGTGGTTATGCTTACATTATGTTTTCATCGAACGTGGTCAGCGTCAAGTACCCCGGGCTTACTCATAGGATCAAACTAGCATCACG GAAACAAACTGCTAAGACGACAGCTTCTTACGGTCCAGCTCAAAATCTGCCAATAATTATGAACCAGGGAGAACCGAATCTTTCTAGATCGTCCACAGACAACAGCACCAGGCAAGTTAATAACCAAACAACATTAGGAAAGAGGGACAATAATACAGCTAGTAATGACACACAATTGGTGAAAGACTTGCTACAAATACTTTCGTCACCTTGGAGACAGAACGATTCAAATAAAGACAGGATAAG GAAGAAACTAGCGAAATTCGTCGACGTGCGAAACATGTTCATACTCACGAAGAAAAATGTCAAAGTCTCACAGGTTATTCACGGAACGTTAGGAGATCTGCCGTTTAAAATATCACGAGATCTTCATCAACTCTTACCAGAG AGGCAGCTGTTCGTAGATCGGACTTACAACACGTGTAGCGTTGTTGGCAGCGGTGGAATACTGTTGAATAGTAGCTGTGGACATCAGATTGACTCAGCCGACGCTGTCATAAG gtTAAATGTACCGACACTAGGGCCATTTTCAAAAGACGTCGGGAACAAGACTACCTTTTCGACATTCAACAAATCCCAATTAAAAAA GTATCGGTATCTGGTGACTCCTAAGGAACGGCAGAGATTTCTTTCTGACGTCAAAGGCTATAACGATCTGGCGATTTTGCTCCATTCCACCAAATATTTATTTCCACCGAGTGTTCGAGCGGCGAAGGCAGCGAAGGGGCATGTCTACTTCATGCACCCTCATCCCTTCAGTGATGTTTGGAAGTTTTGGAAAAGTGAAAATCATAATGAACGTCTTAGCTCAG GGTTTTATCTTGCTACCATAGCGCTGTCAAACTGTAATCAACTAAACCTGTATGGGTTCTGGCCGTTTGACTTGGGACCAGAAGGACATAAAAGGAACTACCATTACTACAACGACATGCAAGTGAGCAAAGCTCACGATTTTGCGGACGAATTCAAAGCATTGACAATGTTGCATAAGCAAGGCGTACTCAAGGTTCACGTCCATCcttgcaaaaatgatgtcaatCTTTGA